In Inquilinus sp. Marseille-Q2685, the following are encoded in one genomic region:
- a CDS encoding spore coat protein U domain-containing protein yields the protein MRSSYLIALAGTAIALVLAAGWLPARAQEAPQQGPAPTAGLGALPGDNAPGTAGPRVAGASALRIAIPIEPACSVDRDARLTFPGLAPGGGAVDGAGSVAIDCTRGLPYLLALDAGGAPAVPTRLYSDPGRRSVWGDRPGIDTVPGSGTGAPVTVPLYARAAPAAGAPAGDRAPVRLTVAY from the coding sequence ATGCGCTCCTCATATCTCATCGCCCTGGCCGGCACCGCCATCGCCCTGGTCCTCGCGGCCGGCTGGCTGCCGGCCCGGGCCCAGGAGGCGCCGCAACAGGGGCCGGCGCCGACCGCCGGCCTCGGCGCGCTGCCCGGCGACAACGCGCCCGGCACCGCCGGCCCGCGCGTCGCCGGCGCCTCGGCGCTGCGCATCGCGATCCCGATCGAGCCCGCCTGCAGCGTCGACCGCGACGCGCGCCTGACCTTCCCGGGTCTCGCGCCCGGCGGCGGGGCCGTCGACGGCGCCGGCAGCGTCGCCATCGACTGCACCCGGGGCCTGCCCTATCTCCTCGCCCTCGACGCCGGCGGCGCGCCCGCCGTCCCCACCCGGCTGTACAGCGATCCCGGCCGCCGGAGCGTCTGGGGCGACCGGCCGGGCATCGACACCGTTCCCGGCAGCGGCACCGGCGCCCCGGTCACCGTCCCGCTCTATGCCCGCGCCGCTCCCGCGGCGGGCGCCCCCGCCGGCGACCGTGCCCCGGTCCGCCTCACCGTCGCCTATTGA
- a CDS encoding spore coat U domain-containing protein: MTALPRLLLFTLSTVATVLLAAGAQAQTCRVTGISNFGTTTVDIVPNAAASTTGEVSYNCSARTPFTDVRLCAYIRATGSQVGPSDYAFYQTRDTDSRLAWEMREQFNRRYARDGGGSASTGGIKLYVVGGGTTTNINGTNTLTLTYLDRQQQDRVRPGTYTDTYQLVTRYLFNSGNASCEAGLSNPTGTITTSFTVTSIVPKNCQFENFQDIDFGSWGSVSAARASSTGVRQFGNVGIRCTYQTPYSITIGDGQNVSGGTRRMRKGTDYLAYALFQPGCNTAWTTASPLAGTGTIVSAINNHQVCGQLTTPLAVAPAAGTYTDLVVVTATF; this comes from the coding sequence ATGACCGCGCTGCCCCGCCTGCTCCTCTTCACGCTTTCCACCGTCGCGACGGTGCTGCTGGCGGCCGGCGCCCAGGCACAGACCTGCAGGGTCACCGGCATCAGCAACTTCGGGACGACCACGGTGGACATCGTGCCGAACGCAGCGGCGTCCACGACCGGCGAGGTCAGCTACAACTGCTCGGCCCGCACGCCGTTCACCGACGTCCGGCTCTGCGCCTATATCCGCGCCACCGGCAGCCAGGTCGGCCCGAGCGACTACGCCTTCTACCAGACCCGCGACACCGATTCCCGCCTGGCCTGGGAGATGAGGGAGCAGTTCAACCGCCGCTATGCCCGGGACGGCGGCGGCAGCGCGTCGACCGGCGGCATCAAGCTGTATGTCGTGGGCGGCGGCACCACCACGAACATCAACGGCACGAACACGCTGACCCTGACCTATCTCGACCGGCAGCAGCAGGACCGTGTCCGGCCGGGCACCTACACCGACACCTATCAGCTCGTCACCAGGTACCTGTTCAACTCCGGCAATGCGAGCTGCGAGGCCGGCCTCAGCAACCCGACCGGCACCATCACCACCAGCTTCACCGTCACCTCGATCGTGCCCAAGAACTGCCAGTTCGAGAACTTCCAGGATATCGACTTCGGCTCCTGGGGCTCGGTCTCGGCGGCGCGGGCCAGCTCGACCGGCGTGCGGCAGTTCGGCAATGTCGGCATCCGCTGCACCTACCAGACGCCCTACAGCATCACCATCGGCGACGGCCAGAACGTCAGCGGCGGCACCCGGCGCATGCGGAAGGGCACCGACTATCTGGCCTATGCGCTGTTCCAGCCGGGCTGCAACACCGCCTGGACCACGGCGTCGCCGCTGGCCGGCACCGGCACCATCGTCAGCGCGATCAACAACCACCAGGTCTGCGGCCAGCTCACCACCCCGCTGGCGGTGGCGCCGGCGGCGGGCACCTACACCGACCTCGTCGTCGTCACCGCGACCTTCTGA
- a CDS encoding fimbria/pilus outer membrane usher protein has translation MRSTRRRRSAESRVATWCLLIALGAAGAAAPAIAQDAPSSQDVPPPDVPPPDAADPSQDLLLGVIVNDRSTGTLATFKRLPDGRLAATPGDLQTAGIKPKIGTVGAEGLVPLDSLAGVTWRYDEPKQVVVFTAPDDARVPTSVDVGSGSRPVDLSAVRSDLGFLMNYTLYGTSQYDWGNDGSTSTLSGSFDARILTPYGIGSTTALARVNDFDRFDDESNGFIRLDSAWRTTDPENLLVYQAGDSISGSLSWTSSYRFGGLQFKRNFDIRPDLVTTPVPNLAGTASVPSTLDLYLNNIRVFSGEVPAGPFDFTGLPFLGGGGDARIVMKDALGREVVTQRSYFFAPDMLREDFFDFSVELGFVRLGYGDSSFKYDRSLAGSASIRYGLTDRVTLEGHFEATRGLINGGAGVVTSLGPYGAVNASAAASQYGAKDGDETGGKVSAFYQVSRLGWSFYAGADRMIGDYNDVGLVVDRRHGNDAPVSSRAREILRTGLSFPLGFDPSSLSLGFSRIRGAGENGDSSILTASWSRTIFDDVSVYVTGYGDFDDRSNYGVFAGVTIPLGGDMTASANVSRTGNRTSFDTSLTKSARLEEGSLGWAVRDQETVDGTGNRSASVNYRTAVAYLAGSLEQSGDMGRITGTVEGSIVAAGGGVFLANRVDDAFAVVKAGGPDVEVSLNNRRVATTDSSGRAFVPYLQSYQNNTISIDPANLALDLQPDATQTVVVPADRSGAVVDFGVKKVDAAIVTLTGPDGKRLPVGSVVQLDGTDQATVAGYDGRTYLSGLSGRNGVTVTLPEAAGTCRAGFDYQAVAGAQPEIGPVPCR, from the coding sequence ATGCGGTCAACCAGACGGCGACGGTCCGCTGAGTCGCGCGTCGCCACCTGGTGCCTGCTGATCGCCCTCGGCGCCGCCGGCGCTGCGGCGCCGGCGATCGCCCAGGACGCGCCGTCCTCGCAGGACGTGCCACCACCCGACGTGCCGCCCCCCGACGCAGCGGATCCGAGCCAGGACCTGCTGCTGGGCGTCATCGTCAACGACCGTTCGACCGGCACGCTGGCCACCTTCAAGCGCCTGCCGGACGGCCGGCTGGCAGCCACGCCGGGCGACCTGCAGACCGCCGGCATCAAGCCGAAGATCGGCACCGTCGGCGCCGAAGGGCTGGTCCCGCTCGACAGCCTCGCCGGCGTGACCTGGCGCTATGACGAACCGAAGCAGGTGGTGGTTTTCACCGCCCCCGACGATGCCCGGGTGCCGACCAGCGTCGATGTCGGCTCCGGGTCTCGGCCGGTCGACCTGTCCGCCGTGCGCTCGGATCTCGGCTTCCTGATGAACTACACGCTGTACGGCACGTCCCAGTACGACTGGGGCAACGACGGCAGCACCAGCACGCTCAGCGGCAGCTTCGACGCGCGAATCCTCACGCCCTACGGCATCGGCTCGACCACGGCGCTGGCCCGGGTCAACGACTTCGACCGTTTCGACGACGAGAGCAACGGCTTCATCCGCCTGGACAGCGCCTGGCGCACCACCGATCCGGAGAACCTGCTGGTCTACCAGGCCGGCGACAGCATCTCGGGATCGCTGTCCTGGACCTCGTCCTACCGCTTCGGCGGCCTGCAGTTCAAACGCAACTTCGACATCCGCCCGGATCTGGTCACCACCCCGGTGCCGAACCTGGCCGGCACCGCCTCGGTGCCCTCGACCCTCGACCTCTATCTGAACAACATCCGGGTGTTCTCCGGCGAGGTTCCGGCCGGGCCCTTCGACTTCACCGGCCTGCCCTTCCTCGGCGGCGGCGGCGACGCCCGCATCGTCATGAAGGACGCCCTCGGCCGCGAGGTCGTGACCCAGCGCTCCTACTTCTTCGCGCCGGACATGCTGCGCGAGGACTTCTTCGACTTCTCGGTCGAGCTCGGCTTCGTCCGCCTCGGCTACGGCGACAGCTCGTTCAAATACGACCGCAGCCTCGCCGGCTCGGCCAGCATCCGCTACGGCCTCACCGACCGCGTGACGCTCGAGGGCCATTTCGAGGCCACCCGCGGCCTGATCAATGGCGGCGCCGGCGTCGTCACCAGCCTCGGCCCCTATGGCGCCGTCAACGCCTCGGCCGCCGCCAGCCAATACGGCGCCAAGGACGGCGACGAGACCGGCGGCAAGGTCTCGGCCTTCTACCAGGTCTCCCGCCTCGGCTGGTCCTTCTATGCCGGCGCAGACCGCATGATCGGCGACTACAACGATGTCGGCCTGGTGGTCGACCGCCGCCACGGCAACGACGCCCCGGTCTCCTCGCGCGCCCGGGAGATCCTGCGCACCGGCCTGTCCTTCCCGCTCGGCTTCGACCCGTCCTCGCTCAGCCTCGGCTTCTCCCGCATCCGCGGCGCCGGCGAGAACGGCGACTCGTCGATCCTCACCGCGTCCTGGTCGCGCACCATCTTCGACGACGTCTCGGTCTACGTCACCGGCTACGGCGATTTCGACGACCGCAGCAACTACGGCGTCTTCGCCGGCGTCACCATCCCGCTGGGCGGCGACATGACCGCCTCGGCCAATGTCTCGCGCACCGGCAACCGCACCAGCTTCGACACCAGCCTGACCAAGTCCGCGCGGCTCGAGGAAGGCTCGCTCGGCTGGGCCGTCCGCGACCAGGAGACGGTGGACGGCACCGGCAACCGCTCGGCCTCGGTCAACTACCGCACCGCCGTCGCCTATCTCGCCGGCTCGCTCGAGCAGTCGGGCGACATGGGCCGGATCACCGGCACGGTCGAGGGCTCGATCGTCGCCGCCGGCGGCGGCGTGTTCCTGGCCAACCGGGTCGACGACGCCTTCGCCGTGGTCAAGGCCGGCGGCCCCGACGTCGAGGTCTCGCTGAACAACCGCCGGGTCGCCACCACCGACTCCAGCGGCCGCGCCTTCGTGCCCTATCTGCAGTCGTACCAGAACAACACGATCTCGATCGATCCGGCCAACCTGGCGCTCGACCTGCAGCCGGACGCGACCCAGACCGTGGTGGTTCCGGCCGACCGGTCCGGCGCGGTGGTCGATTTCGGGGTGAAGAAGGTGGACGCCGCCATCGTCACCCTGACCGGCCCCGACGGCAAGCGGCTGCCGGTCGGGTCGGTGGTCCAGCTCGACGGCACCGACCAGGCCACCGTCGCCGGCTATGACGGCCGCACCTACCTCAGCGGTCTGTCCGGCCGGAACGGCGTCACCGTCACCCTGCCCGAGGCCGCCGGCACCTGCCGCGCCGGCTTCGACTACCAGGCCGTCGCGGGCGCCCAGCCCGAGATCGGGCCCGTCCCCTGCCGCTGA
- a CDS encoding helix-turn-helix domain-containing protein, whose protein sequence is MGEQQDSTAGMTAKGRLKLAILYGTRPRDLDLVRGEIRPLADLFELPIAGDHMPQIRSLEPDLVLVHLGSLPRPVDVAFARRILGPLRGARKLVVVGDRDLMTASDLAFDLIGHVVYDEGLGDAAIRMLIRRNLAFLAGFRRKIGRIDSTLDRMADLSQDIVAQHAEMLSLHHDGPAGPGHAGGGGPAMTDSPVALIDASLAIIKSLAGALGDEFVSVEYVQILMFLQRSRLAGRRGVSVSELCGLIDAPYSTTVRRIDELAKKSYLRKSVDPIDKRRINVEIAGPSVAIVERFLGGFKASIGGLLGGSDGSP, encoded by the coding sequence ATGGGCGAGCAACAAGACAGCACCGCCGGCATGACGGCGAAAGGCCGGCTCAAGCTCGCGATCCTCTACGGCACCCGGCCCCGGGACCTCGACCTGGTGCGCGGCGAGATCCGCCCCCTCGCGGATCTGTTCGAGCTGCCGATCGCCGGCGATCACATGCCGCAGATCCGCTCGCTGGAGCCGGATCTGGTCCTGGTCCATCTCGGCTCGCTGCCCCGGCCCGTGGACGTCGCCTTCGCCCGCCGCATCCTCGGCCCCTTGCGCGGCGCGCGCAAGCTGGTCGTCGTCGGCGACCGGGACCTGATGACCGCCAGCGACCTGGCCTTCGACCTGATCGGCCACGTCGTCTACGACGAAGGCCTCGGCGACGCGGCCATCCGCATGCTGATCCGGCGCAACCTCGCCTTCCTGGCCGGCTTCCGGCGGAAGATCGGGCGGATCGATTCCACCCTCGACCGCATGGCCGACCTCAGCCAGGACATCGTGGCCCAGCATGCGGAGATGCTGAGCCTGCATCACGACGGCCCGGCCGGTCCGGGCCATGCCGGCGGAGGAGGCCCTGCCATGACCGACAGCCCGGTCGCCCTGATCGACGCCTCGCTGGCGATCATCAAGTCGCTCGCCGGCGCGCTGGGCGACGAGTTCGTCAGCGTCGAATACGTCCAGATCCTGATGTTCCTGCAGCGCAGCCGGCTGGCCGGACGGCGCGGCGTGTCGGTCAGCGAGCTGTGCGGCCTGATCGACGCGCCCTATTCCACCACCGTCCGCCGGATCGACGAGCTGGCCAAGAAGAGCTACCTGCGCAAGAGCGTCGACCCCATCGACAAACGCCGGATCAATGTCGAGATCGCCGGCCCGTCCGTCGCCATCGTCGAGCGCTTCCTCGGCGGGTTCAAGGCCTCGATCGGCGGGCTGCTGGGAGGATCCGACGGCTCGCCCTGA
- a CDS encoding cold-shock protein — translation MPIGTVKWFNSTKGFGFIQPEGGGPDVFVHISAVERAGLRGLNEGQRISYEEQMDPRRNKSSAENLKAV, via the coding sequence ATGCCGATCGGCACCGTGAAATGGTTCAACAGCACCAAGGGCTTCGGGTTCATTCAGCCGGAAGGCGGCGGGCCGGACGTGTTCGTCCACATCTCCGCCGTCGAGCGCGCCGGGCTGCGCGGCCTGAACGAGGGCCAGCGGATCTCCTATGAGGAGCAGATGGACCCGCGCCGCAACAAGTCATCGGCCGAGAACCTGAAGGCCGTCTAG